CAGGACGACGGGTCGGCGAGCACCCGAGCGTAGCCAGCCCACGCCGCGACCCCGACCACCGCGCCCAGCGCGTTCACCGCGGCGTCGGCGAGGCTGAACGCCCGGTACGGGAGCGGCCACTGGACGACCTCGACGCCGAAGCCGAACAGGGCCACCGTCAGGACGACGAGGAGTGCCGCGGCCAGCTCCCTGGAATCGACCGCCCGGGCCGCGAGGACAGCGAGGATTCCGTACCCGATGCCGTGAAGGAGCTTGTCGGAGGCGAGGAGGCTGCTGGCGGTGCTCCCTCCCGACGCCGCCCCGCCACCGCCGGGGTCGACGACCGACGCGAGCAGCACGACGCCGGCCCAGACGAGGGGGACGAGCCAGCGTCTCGGCTCCGGGGTCCGCCGAGGTTCCATACCCGTCCTCGTCGTGGCGGCGACTAAAACCCGTGGCTCCGAGAACTGATAGTGCGCCGGGACGTACGACCGTCCATGTCCCGGGGAGCCGCCACGCCGGCCGAGCCGGTCGCCGTCGTCGCCACCCGGCGGTTCGCGGGCGTCTCGCCGGACGCGCTCTGGGAGGCGGTCGGCGA
This window of the Haloarchaeobius amylolyticus genome carries:
- a CDS encoding VanZ family protein, which translates into the protein MEPRRTPEPRRWLVPLVWAGVVLLASVVDPGGGGAASGGSTASSLLASDKLLHGIGYGILAVLAARAVDSRELAAALLVVLTVALFGFGVEVVQWPLPYRAFSLADAAVNALGAVVGVAAWAGYARVLADPSS